In the genome of Salmo salar unplaced genomic scaffold, Ssal_v3.1, whole genome shotgun sequence, the window acctttggcagcgattacaacctcgagtcttcttgggtatgacgctacaagcttggcacacctgtatttggggagtttctcccattcttctctgcagttcctctcaagctctgtcaggttggatggggagcgtcactgcacagctattttcaggtctctccagagatgtttgatcgggttcaagtccgggctctggctgggccactcaaggacattcagagacttgtcccgaagccacttctgcattgtcttggctgtgtgcttaaggtcgttgtcctgttggaaggagaaccttcaccccagtctgaggttctgaccgatctggagcaggttttcatcaaggatctttctgtacttttctcaccatttcatctttccctcgattctaactagtctcccagtccctgccgctgaaaaacatccccacagcatgatgctgccaccaccatgcttcaccgtagggatggtgccaggtttcctccagacgtgacgcttggcattcaggccaaagagttcaatcttggtttcatcagaccagagtaaagggtctgaatatgaatatgtaaatttgatatttcagttttttatgttttaataaatgtgcaaaaaaaagattgatctgtttttgctttgtcattatgggttattgtgatgtcattatggggtattgtgatgtcattatggggtattgtgatgtcattatggggtattgtgtgtagattgatgagggaaaaaacgacttaatccattttagaataaggttgtaacgtaacaaaatgtggaaaaagtcaaggggtctgaacacttcccGAATGGACGTGTCAGTATTTCACCGTAGACTATATGCGTCACTATTTCACGTACATTGATGCTTTATGCTGTAACTAAAaattagatatatattttttgttcagatgACTAGATTAGCAGGCTAGATTAACAGCCTAGATTAACAAACTAGATTagcaaactaaactcagcaaaagaagaaacgttctctcactgtcaactcgtgttattttcagcaaacttaacgtgtttACATATTTGAATGAacttaacaagattcaacaactgagacataaactgaacaagtttcaaAGATATGTGatgaacagaaattgaataatatgtccctgaacaaaggggggggggtcaaaatctaaagtaacagtcagtatgtggtgtggccaccagctgcattaagtactgcagtgcatctcctcctcattgactgcaccagatttgccagttcttgctgtgagatgttaccccactcttccaccaaggcacctgcaagttcccggacatttctgggggaatggccctagccctcaccctccaatccaacaggtcccagatgtgctcaatgggattgagatccgggttcttcgctggccatggcaaaacactgacattcctgtcttacaggaatcacgcacagaacgagcagtatggctggtggcattgtcatgctggagggtcatgtcaggacctccaaattgatcccgctccagagtacaggcctcggtgtaacgctcattccttcgacaataaacacaatccgaccatcacccctggtgagacaaaaccgcgacttgtcagtgaagagcactttttgccaggcctgtctggtccagtgacggtggatttgtgcccattggcaatgttgttgccggtgatgtctggtgaggacctgccttacaacaggcctacaagccctcagtccagcctctctcagcctattgcggacagtctgagcactgatggagggattgtgcgttcctggtgtgactcgagcagttgttgttgccatcctgtacctgtcccgcaggtgtgatgtttggatgtaccgatcctgtgcaggtgttgttacacgtggtctgccactgcgaggatgatcagctgtccatcctgtctccctgtagcgctgtcttaggcgtctcatagtacagacattgcaatttattgccctggccacatctgcagtcctcatgcctccttgcagcattcctaaggcacgttcactcagatgagcagggaccctggccatctttcttttggtgtttttcagagtcggtagaaaggcctctttagtgtcctaagttttcataactgtgaccttaattgcctaccgtctgtaagctgttagtgtcttaacgaccgttccacaggtacatgttcattaaatgttcatggttcattgaacatgcatgggaaacagtgcttaaatgctttacaatgaagatatttggattttcacgaattatctttgaatgacagggtcctgaaaaatgggcgtttctttttttgctgagtttagaataaAAACTATTGTTCCAATGAAAACGCATCAGAAATGGAAATCACAGGCTGACAAGCCCTTTTACCTTATGATTTAGTAAAATGATTCACTGAGCTTGACAATAAATTGTAATAGTCCAATTTTCTATCATAGGCCCTATCGCTAACAGTTGACTAATTTCAACATAAAAATATGTGCCAATATTTGTCCTATGTAGGCTTGCAGGAAAAATCGAATCTTTTTCAGTAGAGCTAATAATGAATAAGCCCAATGTTTCAATAGCCTAATAATTATCATATTAAACCCGAATACGAATTATAATTGAATATTAAAAATGATAATGTTAATaatatttaaaatacatttttaaatctTCATTTCACGAAGCTATGCAACAGAACGCCGCGCAACAGAACAGAACGCTGCGCAACAGAACAGAACGCCGCGCAACAGAACGCCGCGCAACAGAACAGAACGCTGCGCAACAGAACGCCGCGCAACAGAACAGAACGCCGCGCAACAAAACGCCGCGCAACAAAACGCCGCGCAACAGAACGCCGCGCAACAAAACGCCGCGCAACAGAACACTAAAGGGTCCCACCACTTGTATTTTGAAAAAACATATAATCATATTCTTTATTTATAACAAGTTTTAATTAAAAGTTCTTCAAGATATTTTATTTCAATTAAGAAGCTGACATGAATTTATCAACTCCGAATGAGTTTGGGCTGGAATTTATTCAATTAATTTATGTAGGCCTGTTCCTGAACTGTGTGCCATATACATATTTCATATAGGGTATTTTAGTAGCGTATCTCACCTGTGTTTCAGACAGATTGAGACTGTTGGCCAGCTGTTTCCTCTCGGCTCCTACTATGTAATGATTATTCTCGAACGCCCTCTCGAGCCGCAGGAGCTGCGACGGGGAGAACGCGGTGCGGATGCGCTTGGGTTTTCGGGCGAATGGGCGGTGGAGGAGCTGGCTTTCTTGGGAAACATCGTTTCctgtgggcagagagagagagagagagaggggtttcaCTAGTTACCACATCCACAAAGTCAAAATGAACTATATCGTTTATGACTTTgtagctgtggtaactagtgatgaccgagacggagagagagagagggggagaatcaCACTGCGGTTTagatatgacatttgtaatgtctttattcttttggaccttctgtgagtgtaatgtttactgttcatttttattgtttatttcacttttgtatattacctcacttgctttggcaatgttaacatgtgtttcccatgccaataaaaccccttgaattgaattgaattgatttgaTTGAAGCAATTAGAACATAGCAACACCAGTAGCGTTttgctctgcagtgaggtggaaaacaacacaacacaaggcAGAGAGGGATCTTAAACTAATTCAAATTATTATTTGCTCTTTTGGTTTGAGGCTAGTTTATAAACTCTTTATGTAGTTTTAAATAGTCTATGAAGACTTTATATAACTCTTCTGCATGTGTTGAGTCCATATCGACGTAGGGGTCAATTTAAACTGTCAATTTGATATCGTTCCAAATAGGACTGTgtgacaatatatatttttttttatataatttaaCAATATTATTAGTCTACTTTATATTGAGAATAATGACATTAATCTTTTATCATAAATGAAAATTAGGCCAATACGTTAAATTATTATAAACATATTAAATTAATCGAGTTTACTGATGCATATAAACCATATAGTCTATTTAAAAGTGTGGTTTTTTTACAACCTAAAAAAAAATCTGGCTAGATTCTGAAACAAAATTCTGGTTTGAACGTTTGGGTAGAAAATAATTACGATTTTCGCACTCACTCAGATAAAATAGTGGTTTGGTTTGGATAAATTCGCAGTGGGATTGACCGCGTAACAAAGACAATATTTCCTTTACAGATTGCCTTGTGGCCCGGTGTGTGCCGGGAAGCCTTTCCAGACGTGGGGAAATAGACTGCTTTAGGTTTGCGCTCCATTCATCTGGACCCTAGTAAACTAAACTTGTAATAAAAACTACAGACTCCTACATATTCTATCATAGCCTAGTCACATTTAATTGGATTAGGCTATAATACATGTATAAATGTTATACAAATACACTGATATTAACCTTATAAAGCAAACGGAAGTTTCTGACACGACATCACATTTTTCCAAATGGAGTGATTTTGATGTTTAGCATTCTTCTTTTAATGCTCTTAATTTTGTATGTAATTACCTGTCACCTTAACGGAATATTTTCTCTGCTTATAATAGATATTTGATGCACCACAAGTGCACGCCAAAACGTATGCCAAAACGAGGTAACGGGAGATGAGACGGTCAATAACACAATTTACCTTCACTTTGTCATGTCGACTTCCATATTATTACTCATCAGCAATTTGATGTGTTCTGCAGACTGAACAAATAGTCCTTGTTTCGATTTTAAACTTTGATTACATTATAAAGTATAAAGCAGAGTTAAAGGCGCTTTAGTACTATATAGGCCGCTTTAGgaccatacagtgcattcagaaagtattcagaccccttgactttttccacatttatgttacattacagccttattctaaaatggattaaatagggGTGTTttcctgatcaatctacacacaatttcccataatgacaaaacatttctcaaaactgtttttgctttgtcattatgggctattgtgtgtagattgtccAGGGgaagaaaacaaacatttaatccattttagaataagactgtaattgaacaaaaatgttgaaaaagtcaagtggcgtctgaatactttccgagggcGCTGTATGAACCACTTTAGGACCATATATTCCCCAATATCTACATTAAATATAACTTATAAGAGTATACAGCCTATATAATAAATAAACATAGCCTTGCTGAAGTCCATTTGACAGTAAAACATATTAATAATAAATGTCACAACCTTATCGTCCCATACCTCTTATTTATCCTGCTGTAACagtttatgtattcatttgttgcTACGGTGACGATACGGTGACGATACGGTGACGAAGGCTGGGAGTTCAACGAGCAACGTAAACATCCCTTTTACCAACGTGTAACCAAAGGGGGGAAACGGAAGGTGGAAATGTTTTCCATAAGTACTCTACCTCATATCCACTCTAGGTATTGTTTATGTTCACCTGTGGCTGAAAAAAAGTTGACTTATAAAGCCTATGCATCCCTAGTCCCATAACACCACAATCAGCTTGTAATAAAGACAAACATGAACTGATGATTAACATACATGGAAATGAATGATTAACCCCGCTATTATTACCAGCCTAATTGTTGTCAATCATTAGTCTGTTTTAAATTGACATCTCTGCAGTGTAGGTCACAGTTTAGTCCTTATTGTTAAAAGTACAAGCAGACCAGCCAGAGGTGTTCATTTATCCATTAACCTGGAACTTGATTAGCTTGACATTAGTTATAATTATTGATAGGCCTAAGTATTAAGACTGAGAAATtattcaattacatttttttttaacacacacacacacacacacacacacacacacacacacacacacacacacacacacacacactctttccaaTCCTTTACCTTGAAATCTGTACCCGAAGAACCTGTTTCGTAAATCCCATGGGTAGAAGTTAAGAGGGTCTCGGTGTTGCGTCCCAAAGAAGTGTGCAGGGTGTTGTAGGTGGCCCCCTCCTAGCTGGTGGGGGTTCATGGTCAGCCCCGGGTGGTTGACCGACTCAGGGAACACCAGCTCCGGGTTCTGATACAGAGACCTGCCGGTGGGACTCTGGTACCCGTTCATGAACGCGTCAGTCGGGTTGGAATAAGTCAGTGCCGTCGGTCGGATGGGATCTTCCGTAGTTTGAAGGTTTTCTTTAGCCACCAATGATTCTATCATAAAACAACGTTTACTCACCGACGAAAACATCTTCTTCACTTCACAGGTAGTGAAATCCAGAATAAAACACAATCGGTCTTGTAAATTCCTATTTgttccagtaaaaaaaaaaaaatgcttcccTCAAAAAGTCATAGTGAACACCGAACGGTTACGGTAGAGCCCCACGGGACCGACGTTGTGAACGGGAACCTCGAGCACCTTGCGTTTAGGGAGGTGAGATCCACGCACGCGCACCGGGAGGACACGAGGAGAAATCAACAGTTCTTTTGAACCGGGAGGACTGAGATGTGCGCAAGCGCAGCAATGTTATAATAGATTGCGCTGATTGGAAGAGTAACACGTGCCAATGAGTTCTCTGATGTACCTGGCGTGTGGATTTAGAGTTAGAGACGACGTGCAGCAAGTCATATAGCAAACAATAGCTTCATATGAAACCAAATAGTGTTTCCTCCGCGGATTTTATGTTTGGGCTCATTCTGCAAAGACAACACCAGTAAAAATTCACATTTCTTGTCCTGATATTGACTATCACACCAAAAATGATGTATAATGAAACCAGTGTTGTTTTAGCCAACACGCTGGAGGATGACAGTACTTTATCCATTCATTAAAGCGTAGCCTACAATATCAATAATATGCTTATTAAAAATATGTCAAACGCTTCTTATGTCGTAGTGCTTCTGGTGCTCCATCCCGACGTGTCTAGGTTTCCTCCTGTCTCCTCAGACCCTTCCCCGCACCAAGACCGCTGACAGGGGGTCTCCTCAGACCCTTCCCCGCACCAAGACCGCTGACAGGGGTCTCCTCAGACCCTTCCCCGCACCAAGACCGCTGACAAGGGTTTTCTCCGATGGACCCTTCCCCGCACCAAGACCGCTGACAGGGGTCTCCCCCAGACCCTTCCCCGCACCAAGACCGCTGACAGGGGTCTCCTCAGACCCTTCCCGCACCAAGACCGCTGACAGGGGGTCTCCTCAGACCCTTCCCCGCACCAAGACCGCTGACAGGGGTCTCCTCAGAACCCTTCCCCGCACCAAGACCGCTGACAGGGGTCTGCTCAGACCCTTCCCCGCACCAAGACCGCTGACAGGGGTCTCCTCAGACCCTTCCCCGCACCAAGACCGCTGACAGGGGTCTCCTCAGACCCTTCCCCGCACCAAGACCGCTGACAGGGGTCtcctcagaccccttcccttccccgcaccaagaccgctgacaggggtctcctcagacccttccccgcaccaagaccgctgacagggggtctcctcagacccttccccgcaccaagaccgctgacaggggtctcctcagacccttcccgcaccaagaccgctgacagggggtctcctcagacccttccccgcaccaagaccgctgacaggggtctcctcagaccccttcccttcccCGCACCAAGACCGCTGACAGGGGTCTCCTCAGACCCTTCCCCGCACCAAGACCGCTGACAGGGGTCTCCTCAGACCCTTCCCGCACCAAGACCGCTGACAGGGGTCTCCTCAGACCCTTCCCGCACCAAGACCGCTGACAGGGGGTCTCCCCCAGACCCTTCCCTTCCCCGCACCAAGACCGCTGACAGGGGTCTCCTCAGA includes:
- the LOC106560214 gene encoding homeobox protein EMX1: MFSSVSKRCFMIESLVAKENLQTTEDPIRPTALTYSNPTDAFMNGYQSPTGRSLYQNPELVFPESVNHPGLTMNPHQLGGGHLQHPAHFFGTQHRDPLNFYPWDLRNRFFGYRFQGNDVSQESQLLHRPFARKPKRIRTAFSPSQLLRLERAFENNHYIVGAERKQLANSLNLSETQVKVWFQNRRTKYKRQKMEEGPDSHQNKNGHHHINRWRLVTEQGSSEDIDVGLD